One Siniperca chuatsi isolate FFG_IHB_CAS linkage group LG3, ASM2008510v1, whole genome shotgun sequence genomic region harbors:
- the suz12b gene encoding polycomb protein suz12-B isoform X5 produces the protein MMNSVKKPKMEQIQADHELFLQAFEKPTQIYRFLRTRNLIAPIFLHRTLTFMSHRNGRSNARRKTFKVDDMLQKVEKMKGEQDSPSLSSHLQLTFTGFFHKDEKPSQNSENEQNSVSLEVLLVKVCHKKRKDVSCPVKQVPTGKKQVPLNPDSNLTKPGSYPSLLVSSNEFEPSNSHMVKSYSLLFRVSRTGRRDTNGLVNGEANENIDVTDTPSRKKRSLSHRDEGETTETYVAQMTVFDKNRRLQLLDGEYEVSMQGMEDSPVSKKRATWETILDGKRLPPFETFSQGPTLQFMLRWTGDASGKSTAPVAKPLATRNSDSSSPMETRTSNHRAALMTVKESVSTDIQTRKEQVPCEPRQKLRIFYQFLYNNNTRQQTEARDDLHCPWCTLNCSKLYSLLKHLKLSHSRFIFNYVPHPKGARIDVSINECYDGSYVGNPQDIHSQPGFAFSRNGPVKRTAVTHILVCRPKRTKPSLSEFLETEDGELEQQRTYVSGHNRLYFHSDSCMPLRPQEMEEDSEDERDPEWLREKTATQLDEFTDVNEGEKEVMKLWNLHVMKHGFIADNQMNQAIMLFAENRGAHIIRRNLCRNFLLHLVSMHDFNLVSTATIDRAMARLRQIQEELPDTEEAQQDQTLVSAGACNGNAVTSTGGKQGKRTKSALTD, from the exons ATGATGAACTCTGTGAAGAAGCCGAAGATGGAGCAGATTCAGGCCGACCATGAGCTGTTCCTACAGGCCTTTGAAA AACCAACTCAGATATACAGATTTCTCCGCACAAGGAACTTGATTGCA CCCATATTTTTGCACAGGACACTCACCTTCATGTCTCACAGAAACGGTCGATCAAATGCCAGAAG GAAAACATTCAAAGTGGATGATATGTTGCAGAAGGTGGAGAAGATGAAGGGAGAGCAGGATTCTCCAAG TTTGTCTTCACATCTACAGTTAACCTTCACTGGGTTCTTCCATAAGGATG AAAAGCCATCTCAGAAttcagaaaatgaacaaaattctGTGTCCTTAGAGGTGCTACTTGTCAAAGTCTGCCATAAAAAACGCAAG GATGTCAGCTGCCCGGTTAAGCAAGTGCCTACAGGTAAAAAGCAGGTGCCTTTGAATCCTGACAGTAACCTAACCAAGCCCGGCTCGTACCCTTCCTTACTGGTCTCCAGCAACGAATTTGAGCCCAGCAACAGCCACATGGTCAAGTCCTATTCGCTCCTGTTCAGGGTGTCACGCACAGGGAGGAGAGATACTAATGGTCTGGTCAATGGCGAGGCCAACGAGAACATTG ATGTTACCGATACTCCTAGCAGAAAGAAGAGAAGTTTATCCCATAGAGATGAAGGAGAGACCACAGAGACCTATGTTGCACAGATGACTGTCTTTGATAAGAATAG GAGATTGCAGCTGCTGGATGGGGAGTACGAGGTGTCAATGCAAGGCATGGAGGACAGCCCTGTCAGCAAGAAGCGAGCTACATGGGAAACCATTCTTGAtggaaag AGACTACCACCATTTGAGACATTTTCTCAGGGACCCACATTGCAGTTCATGCTGCGTTGGACAGGTGATGCTAGTGGAAAGTCCACTGCCCCCGTGGCCAAACCCCTTGCTACTCGTAACTCCGACAGCTCCAGCCCCATGGAGACGAGGACCAGCAACCACCGAGCTGCCCTCATGA CAGTGAAAGAGTCAGTCAGCACAGACATTCAGACGAGGAAAGAGCAGGTCCCGTGTGAGCCGCGGCAGAAGCTACGTATATTTTATCAG TTCCTATACAACAATAACACACGGCAGCAAACAGAGGCAAGAGATGATCTTCACTGTCCCTGGTGTACCCTGAACTGCAGCAAACTGTACAGCCTGCTCAAACACCTCAAACTCTCCCACTCCCGCTTCATCTTCAACTATGTG CCTCACCCCAAAGGAGCAAGGATAGATGTGTCCATCAATGAGTGCTATGACGGCTCTTACGTTGGCAACCCTCAGGACATCCACAGCCAACCCGGCTTTGCTTTCAGCCGCAATGGCCCCGTCAAGAGGACTGCTGTAACTCACATACTGGTTTGCAG GCCCAAGAGGACCAAACCGAGCCTGTCAGAGTTCCTGGAGACTGAGGACGGAGAGCTGGAGCAGCAGAGGACCTATGTCAGCGGACACAACCGTCTGTACTTCCACAGTGACAGCTGCATGCCCCTGCGGCCCCAGGAGATGGAAGAGGACAGTGAGGACGAGAGAGATCCAGAGTGGCTCAGAGAGAAGACTGCCACG CAACTGGATGAGTTCACAGATGTCaatgagggagagaaggaagtgATGAAGCTGTGGAACCTGCACGTCATGAAGCATGG TTTCATAGCAGACAACCAGATGAATCAGGCCATCATGCTTTTCGCGGAGAACCGTGGTGCCCACATCATCCGCCGCAACCTCTGCCGCAACTTCCTCCTGCATCTAGTCAGCATGCACGACTTCAACCTGGTGAGCACAGCCACCATTGACCGTGCCATGGCCCGTCTGCGACAGATCCAAGAGGAGCTGCCAGACACTGAGGAGGCGCAGCAGGACCAGACTCTGGTATCAGCAGGAGCCTGCAACGGCAACGCCGTCACCTCCACTGGGGGGAAACAGGGCAAGAGGACAAAAAGCGCACTAACAGACTga
- the suz12b gene encoding polycomb protein suz12-B isoform X3: protein MPSARNSGHIMSGASCKANGAVYPASSAMMNSVKKPKMEQIQADHELFLQAFEKPTQIYRFLRTRNLIAPIFLHRTLTFMSHRNGRSNARRKTFKVDDMLQKVEKMKGEQDSPSLSSHLQLTFTGFFHKDEKPSQNSENEQNSVSLEVLLVKVCHKKRKDVSCPVKQVPTGKKQVPLNPDSNLTKPGSYPSLLVSSNEFEPSNSHMVKSYSLLFRVSRTGRRDTNGLVNGEANENIDVTDTPSRKKRSLSHRDEGETTETYVAQMTVFDKNRRLQLLDGEYEVSMQGMEDSPVSKKRATWETILDGKRLPPFETFSQGPTLQFMLRWTGDASGKSTAPVAKPLATRNSDSSSPMETRTSNHRAALMTVKESVSTDIQTRKEQVPCEPRQKLRIFYQFLYNNNTRQQTEARDDLHCPWCTLNCSKLYSLLKHLKLSHSRFIFNYVPHPKGARIDVSINECYDGSYVGNPQDIHSQPGFAFSRNGPVKRTAVTHILVCRPKRTKPSLSEFLETEDGELEQQRTYVSGHNRLYFHSDSCMPLRPQEMEEDSEDERDPEWLREKTATQLDEFTDVNEGEKEVMKLWNLHVMKHGFIADNQMNQAIMLFAENRGAHIIRRNLCRNFLLHLVSMHDFNLVSTATIDRAMARLRQIQEELPDTEEAQQDQTLVSAGACNGNAVTSTGGKQGKRTKSALTD, encoded by the exons ATGCCATCGGCCAGG AACTCAGGTCATATTATGAGTGGGGCGAGTTGCAAAGCTAACGGCGCTGTGTACCCTGCCTCATCAGCAATGATGAACTCTGTGAAGAAGCCGAAGATGGAGCAGATTCAGGCCGACCATGAGCTGTTCCTACAGGCCTTTGAAA AACCAACTCAGATATACAGATTTCTCCGCACAAGGAACTTGATTGCA CCCATATTTTTGCACAGGACACTCACCTTCATGTCTCACAGAAACGGTCGATCAAATGCCAGAAG GAAAACATTCAAAGTGGATGATATGTTGCAGAAGGTGGAGAAGATGAAGGGAGAGCAGGATTCTCCAAG TTTGTCTTCACATCTACAGTTAACCTTCACTGGGTTCTTCCATAAGGATG AAAAGCCATCTCAGAAttcagaaaatgaacaaaattctGTGTCCTTAGAGGTGCTACTTGTCAAAGTCTGCCATAAAAAACGCAAG GATGTCAGCTGCCCGGTTAAGCAAGTGCCTACAGGTAAAAAGCAGGTGCCTTTGAATCCTGACAGTAACCTAACCAAGCCCGGCTCGTACCCTTCCTTACTGGTCTCCAGCAACGAATTTGAGCCCAGCAACAGCCACATGGTCAAGTCCTATTCGCTCCTGTTCAGGGTGTCACGCACAGGGAGGAGAGATACTAATGGTCTGGTCAATGGCGAGGCCAACGAGAACATTG ATGTTACCGATACTCCTAGCAGAAAGAAGAGAAGTTTATCCCATAGAGATGAAGGAGAGACCACAGAGACCTATGTTGCACAGATGACTGTCTTTGATAAGAATAG GAGATTGCAGCTGCTGGATGGGGAGTACGAGGTGTCAATGCAAGGCATGGAGGACAGCCCTGTCAGCAAGAAGCGAGCTACATGGGAAACCATTCTTGAtggaaag AGACTACCACCATTTGAGACATTTTCTCAGGGACCCACATTGCAGTTCATGCTGCGTTGGACAGGTGATGCTAGTGGAAAGTCCACTGCCCCCGTGGCCAAACCCCTTGCTACTCGTAACTCCGACAGCTCCAGCCCCATGGAGACGAGGACCAGCAACCACCGAGCTGCCCTCATGA CAGTGAAAGAGTCAGTCAGCACAGACATTCAGACGAGGAAAGAGCAGGTCCCGTGTGAGCCGCGGCAGAAGCTACGTATATTTTATCAG TTCCTATACAACAATAACACACGGCAGCAAACAGAGGCAAGAGATGATCTTCACTGTCCCTGGTGTACCCTGAACTGCAGCAAACTGTACAGCCTGCTCAAACACCTCAAACTCTCCCACTCCCGCTTCATCTTCAACTATGTG CCTCACCCCAAAGGAGCAAGGATAGATGTGTCCATCAATGAGTGCTATGACGGCTCTTACGTTGGCAACCCTCAGGACATCCACAGCCAACCCGGCTTTGCTTTCAGCCGCAATGGCCCCGTCAAGAGGACTGCTGTAACTCACATACTGGTTTGCAG GCCCAAGAGGACCAAACCGAGCCTGTCAGAGTTCCTGGAGACTGAGGACGGAGAGCTGGAGCAGCAGAGGACCTATGTCAGCGGACACAACCGTCTGTACTTCCACAGTGACAGCTGCATGCCCCTGCGGCCCCAGGAGATGGAAGAGGACAGTGAGGACGAGAGAGATCCAGAGTGGCTCAGAGAGAAGACTGCCACG CAACTGGATGAGTTCACAGATGTCaatgagggagagaaggaagtgATGAAGCTGTGGAACCTGCACGTCATGAAGCATGG TTTCATAGCAGACAACCAGATGAATCAGGCCATCATGCTTTTCGCGGAGAACCGTGGTGCCCACATCATCCGCCGCAACCTCTGCCGCAACTTCCTCCTGCATCTAGTCAGCATGCACGACTTCAACCTGGTGAGCACAGCCACCATTGACCGTGCCATGGCCCGTCTGCGACAGATCCAAGAGGAGCTGCCAGACACTGAGGAGGCGCAGCAGGACCAGACTCTGGTATCAGCAGGAGCCTGCAACGGCAACGCCGTCACCTCCACTGGGGGGAAACAGGGCAAGAGGACAAAAAGCGCACTAACAGACTga
- the suz12b gene encoding polycomb protein suz12-B isoform X1 encodes MRWKLRRTENSGHIMSGASCKANGAVYPASSAMMNSVKKPKMEQIQADHELFLQAFEKPTQIYRFLRTRNLIAPIFLHRTLTFMSHRNGRSNARRKTFKVDDMLQKVEKMKGEQDSPSLSSHLQLTFTGFFHKDEKPSQNSENEQNSVSLEVLLVKVCHKKRKDVSCPVKQVPTGKKQVPLNPDSNLTKPGSYPSLLVSSNEFEPSNSHMVKSYSLLFRVSRTGRRDTNGLVNGEANENIDVTDTPSRKKRSLSHRDEGETTETYVAQMTVFDKNRRLQLLDGEYEVSMQGMEDSPVSKKRATWETILDGKRLPPFETFSQGPTLQFMLRWTGDASGKSTAPVAKPLATRNSDSSSPMETRTSNHRAALMTVKESVSTDIQTRKEQVPCEPRQKLRIFYQFLYNNNTRQQTEARDDLHCPWCTLNCSKLYSLLKHLKLSHSRFIFNYVPHPKGARIDVSINECYDGSYVGNPQDIHSQPGFAFSRNGPVKRTAVTHILVCRPKRTKPSLSEFLETEDGELEQQRTYVSGHNRLYFHSDSCMPLRPQEMEEDSEDERDPEWLREKTATQLDEFTDVNEGEKEVMKLWNLHVMKHGFIADNQMNQAIMLFAENRGAHIIRRNLCRNFLLHLVSMHDFNLVSTATIDRAMARLRQIQEELPDTEEAQQDQTLVSAGACNGNAVTSTGGKQGKRTKSALTD; translated from the exons ATGCGGTGGAAGCTCAGGCGTACGGAG AACTCAGGTCATATTATGAGTGGGGCGAGTTGCAAAGCTAACGGCGCTGTGTACCCTGCCTCATCAGCAATGATGAACTCTGTGAAGAAGCCGAAGATGGAGCAGATTCAGGCCGACCATGAGCTGTTCCTACAGGCCTTTGAAA AACCAACTCAGATATACAGATTTCTCCGCACAAGGAACTTGATTGCA CCCATATTTTTGCACAGGACACTCACCTTCATGTCTCACAGAAACGGTCGATCAAATGCCAGAAG GAAAACATTCAAAGTGGATGATATGTTGCAGAAGGTGGAGAAGATGAAGGGAGAGCAGGATTCTCCAAG TTTGTCTTCACATCTACAGTTAACCTTCACTGGGTTCTTCCATAAGGATG AAAAGCCATCTCAGAAttcagaaaatgaacaaaattctGTGTCCTTAGAGGTGCTACTTGTCAAAGTCTGCCATAAAAAACGCAAG GATGTCAGCTGCCCGGTTAAGCAAGTGCCTACAGGTAAAAAGCAGGTGCCTTTGAATCCTGACAGTAACCTAACCAAGCCCGGCTCGTACCCTTCCTTACTGGTCTCCAGCAACGAATTTGAGCCCAGCAACAGCCACATGGTCAAGTCCTATTCGCTCCTGTTCAGGGTGTCACGCACAGGGAGGAGAGATACTAATGGTCTGGTCAATGGCGAGGCCAACGAGAACATTG ATGTTACCGATACTCCTAGCAGAAAGAAGAGAAGTTTATCCCATAGAGATGAAGGAGAGACCACAGAGACCTATGTTGCACAGATGACTGTCTTTGATAAGAATAG GAGATTGCAGCTGCTGGATGGGGAGTACGAGGTGTCAATGCAAGGCATGGAGGACAGCCCTGTCAGCAAGAAGCGAGCTACATGGGAAACCATTCTTGAtggaaag AGACTACCACCATTTGAGACATTTTCTCAGGGACCCACATTGCAGTTCATGCTGCGTTGGACAGGTGATGCTAGTGGAAAGTCCACTGCCCCCGTGGCCAAACCCCTTGCTACTCGTAACTCCGACAGCTCCAGCCCCATGGAGACGAGGACCAGCAACCACCGAGCTGCCCTCATGA CAGTGAAAGAGTCAGTCAGCACAGACATTCAGACGAGGAAAGAGCAGGTCCCGTGTGAGCCGCGGCAGAAGCTACGTATATTTTATCAG TTCCTATACAACAATAACACACGGCAGCAAACAGAGGCAAGAGATGATCTTCACTGTCCCTGGTGTACCCTGAACTGCAGCAAACTGTACAGCCTGCTCAAACACCTCAAACTCTCCCACTCCCGCTTCATCTTCAACTATGTG CCTCACCCCAAAGGAGCAAGGATAGATGTGTCCATCAATGAGTGCTATGACGGCTCTTACGTTGGCAACCCTCAGGACATCCACAGCCAACCCGGCTTTGCTTTCAGCCGCAATGGCCCCGTCAAGAGGACTGCTGTAACTCACATACTGGTTTGCAG GCCCAAGAGGACCAAACCGAGCCTGTCAGAGTTCCTGGAGACTGAGGACGGAGAGCTGGAGCAGCAGAGGACCTATGTCAGCGGACACAACCGTCTGTACTTCCACAGTGACAGCTGCATGCCCCTGCGGCCCCAGGAGATGGAAGAGGACAGTGAGGACGAGAGAGATCCAGAGTGGCTCAGAGAGAAGACTGCCACG CAACTGGATGAGTTCACAGATGTCaatgagggagagaaggaagtgATGAAGCTGTGGAACCTGCACGTCATGAAGCATGG TTTCATAGCAGACAACCAGATGAATCAGGCCATCATGCTTTTCGCGGAGAACCGTGGTGCCCACATCATCCGCCGCAACCTCTGCCGCAACTTCCTCCTGCATCTAGTCAGCATGCACGACTTCAACCTGGTGAGCACAGCCACCATTGACCGTGCCATGGCCCGTCTGCGACAGATCCAAGAGGAGCTGCCAGACACTGAGGAGGCGCAGCAGGACCAGACTCTGGTATCAGCAGGAGCCTGCAACGGCAACGCCGTCACCTCCACTGGGGGGAAACAGGGCAAGAGGACAAAAAGCGCACTAACAGACTga
- the suz12b gene encoding polycomb protein suz12-B isoform X2: MRWKLRRTENSGHIMSGASCKANGAVYPASSAMMNSVKKPKMEQIQADHELFLQAFEKPTQIYRFLRTRNLIAPIFLHRTLTFMSHRNGRSNARRKTFKVDDMLQKVEKMKGEQDSPSLSSHLQLTFTGFFHKDEKPSQNSENEQNSVSLEVLLVKVCHKKRKDVSCPVKQVPTGKKQVPLNPDSNLTKPGSYPSLLVSSNEFEPSNSHMVKSYSLLFRVSRTGRRDTNGLVNGEANENIDVTDTPSRKKRSLSHRDEGETTETYVAQMTVFDKNRRLQLLDGEYEVSMQGMEDSPVSKKRATWETILDGKRLPPFETFSQGPTLQFMLRWTGDASGKSTAPVAKPLATRNSDSSSPMETRTSNHRAALMMKESVSTDIQTRKEQVPCEPRQKLRIFYQFLYNNNTRQQTEARDDLHCPWCTLNCSKLYSLLKHLKLSHSRFIFNYVPHPKGARIDVSINECYDGSYVGNPQDIHSQPGFAFSRNGPVKRTAVTHILVCRPKRTKPSLSEFLETEDGELEQQRTYVSGHNRLYFHSDSCMPLRPQEMEEDSEDERDPEWLREKTATQLDEFTDVNEGEKEVMKLWNLHVMKHGFIADNQMNQAIMLFAENRGAHIIRRNLCRNFLLHLVSMHDFNLVSTATIDRAMARLRQIQEELPDTEEAQQDQTLVSAGACNGNAVTSTGGKQGKRTKSALTD; this comes from the exons ATGCGGTGGAAGCTCAGGCGTACGGAG AACTCAGGTCATATTATGAGTGGGGCGAGTTGCAAAGCTAACGGCGCTGTGTACCCTGCCTCATCAGCAATGATGAACTCTGTGAAGAAGCCGAAGATGGAGCAGATTCAGGCCGACCATGAGCTGTTCCTACAGGCCTTTGAAA AACCAACTCAGATATACAGATTTCTCCGCACAAGGAACTTGATTGCA CCCATATTTTTGCACAGGACACTCACCTTCATGTCTCACAGAAACGGTCGATCAAATGCCAGAAG GAAAACATTCAAAGTGGATGATATGTTGCAGAAGGTGGAGAAGATGAAGGGAGAGCAGGATTCTCCAAG TTTGTCTTCACATCTACAGTTAACCTTCACTGGGTTCTTCCATAAGGATG AAAAGCCATCTCAGAAttcagaaaatgaacaaaattctGTGTCCTTAGAGGTGCTACTTGTCAAAGTCTGCCATAAAAAACGCAAG GATGTCAGCTGCCCGGTTAAGCAAGTGCCTACAGGTAAAAAGCAGGTGCCTTTGAATCCTGACAGTAACCTAACCAAGCCCGGCTCGTACCCTTCCTTACTGGTCTCCAGCAACGAATTTGAGCCCAGCAACAGCCACATGGTCAAGTCCTATTCGCTCCTGTTCAGGGTGTCACGCACAGGGAGGAGAGATACTAATGGTCTGGTCAATGGCGAGGCCAACGAGAACATTG ATGTTACCGATACTCCTAGCAGAAAGAAGAGAAGTTTATCCCATAGAGATGAAGGAGAGACCACAGAGACCTATGTTGCACAGATGACTGTCTTTGATAAGAATAG GAGATTGCAGCTGCTGGATGGGGAGTACGAGGTGTCAATGCAAGGCATGGAGGACAGCCCTGTCAGCAAGAAGCGAGCTACATGGGAAACCATTCTTGAtggaaag AGACTACCACCATTTGAGACATTTTCTCAGGGACCCACATTGCAGTTCATGCTGCGTTGGACAGGTGATGCTAGTGGAAAGTCCACTGCCCCCGTGGCCAAACCCCTTGCTACTCGTAACTCCGACAGCTCCAGCCCCATGGAGACGAGGACCAGCAACCACCGAGCTGCCCTCATGA TGAAAGAGTCAGTCAGCACAGACATTCAGACGAGGAAAGAGCAGGTCCCGTGTGAGCCGCGGCAGAAGCTACGTATATTTTATCAG TTCCTATACAACAATAACACACGGCAGCAAACAGAGGCAAGAGATGATCTTCACTGTCCCTGGTGTACCCTGAACTGCAGCAAACTGTACAGCCTGCTCAAACACCTCAAACTCTCCCACTCCCGCTTCATCTTCAACTATGTG CCTCACCCCAAAGGAGCAAGGATAGATGTGTCCATCAATGAGTGCTATGACGGCTCTTACGTTGGCAACCCTCAGGACATCCACAGCCAACCCGGCTTTGCTTTCAGCCGCAATGGCCCCGTCAAGAGGACTGCTGTAACTCACATACTGGTTTGCAG GCCCAAGAGGACCAAACCGAGCCTGTCAGAGTTCCTGGAGACTGAGGACGGAGAGCTGGAGCAGCAGAGGACCTATGTCAGCGGACACAACCGTCTGTACTTCCACAGTGACAGCTGCATGCCCCTGCGGCCCCAGGAGATGGAAGAGGACAGTGAGGACGAGAGAGATCCAGAGTGGCTCAGAGAGAAGACTGCCACG CAACTGGATGAGTTCACAGATGTCaatgagggagagaaggaagtgATGAAGCTGTGGAACCTGCACGTCATGAAGCATGG TTTCATAGCAGACAACCAGATGAATCAGGCCATCATGCTTTTCGCGGAGAACCGTGGTGCCCACATCATCCGCCGCAACCTCTGCCGCAACTTCCTCCTGCATCTAGTCAGCATGCACGACTTCAACCTGGTGAGCACAGCCACCATTGACCGTGCCATGGCCCGTCTGCGACAGATCCAAGAGGAGCTGCCAGACACTGAGGAGGCGCAGCAGGACCAGACTCTGGTATCAGCAGGAGCCTGCAACGGCAACGCCGTCACCTCCACTGGGGGGAAACAGGGCAAGAGGACAAAAAGCGCACTAACAGACTga
- the suz12b gene encoding polycomb protein suz12-B isoform X4: protein MPSARNSGHIMSGASCKANGAVYPASSAMMNSVKKPKMEQIQADHELFLQAFEKPTQIYRFLRTRNLIAPIFLHRTLTFMSHRNGRSNARRKTFKVDDMLQKVEKMKGEQDSPSLSSHLQLTFTGFFHKDEKPSQNSENEQNSVSLEVLLVKVCHKKRKDVSCPVKQVPTGKKQVPLNPDSNLTKPGSYPSLLVSSNEFEPSNSHMVKSYSLLFRVSRTGRRDTNGLVNGEANENIDVTDTPSRKKRSLSHRDEGETTETYVAQMTVFDKNRRLQLLDGEYEVSMQGMEDSPVSKKRATWETILDGKRLPPFETFSQGPTLQFMLRWTGDASGKSTAPVAKPLATRNSDSSSPMETRTSNHRAALMMKESVSTDIQTRKEQVPCEPRQKLRIFYQFLYNNNTRQQTEARDDLHCPWCTLNCSKLYSLLKHLKLSHSRFIFNYVPHPKGARIDVSINECYDGSYVGNPQDIHSQPGFAFSRNGPVKRTAVTHILVCRPKRTKPSLSEFLETEDGELEQQRTYVSGHNRLYFHSDSCMPLRPQEMEEDSEDERDPEWLREKTATQLDEFTDVNEGEKEVMKLWNLHVMKHGFIADNQMNQAIMLFAENRGAHIIRRNLCRNFLLHLVSMHDFNLVSTATIDRAMARLRQIQEELPDTEEAQQDQTLVSAGACNGNAVTSTGGKQGKRTKSALTD, encoded by the exons ATGCCATCGGCCAGG AACTCAGGTCATATTATGAGTGGGGCGAGTTGCAAAGCTAACGGCGCTGTGTACCCTGCCTCATCAGCAATGATGAACTCTGTGAAGAAGCCGAAGATGGAGCAGATTCAGGCCGACCATGAGCTGTTCCTACAGGCCTTTGAAA AACCAACTCAGATATACAGATTTCTCCGCACAAGGAACTTGATTGCA CCCATATTTTTGCACAGGACACTCACCTTCATGTCTCACAGAAACGGTCGATCAAATGCCAGAAG GAAAACATTCAAAGTGGATGATATGTTGCAGAAGGTGGAGAAGATGAAGGGAGAGCAGGATTCTCCAAG TTTGTCTTCACATCTACAGTTAACCTTCACTGGGTTCTTCCATAAGGATG AAAAGCCATCTCAGAAttcagaaaatgaacaaaattctGTGTCCTTAGAGGTGCTACTTGTCAAAGTCTGCCATAAAAAACGCAAG GATGTCAGCTGCCCGGTTAAGCAAGTGCCTACAGGTAAAAAGCAGGTGCCTTTGAATCCTGACAGTAACCTAACCAAGCCCGGCTCGTACCCTTCCTTACTGGTCTCCAGCAACGAATTTGAGCCCAGCAACAGCCACATGGTCAAGTCCTATTCGCTCCTGTTCAGGGTGTCACGCACAGGGAGGAGAGATACTAATGGTCTGGTCAATGGCGAGGCCAACGAGAACATTG ATGTTACCGATACTCCTAGCAGAAAGAAGAGAAGTTTATCCCATAGAGATGAAGGAGAGACCACAGAGACCTATGTTGCACAGATGACTGTCTTTGATAAGAATAG GAGATTGCAGCTGCTGGATGGGGAGTACGAGGTGTCAATGCAAGGCATGGAGGACAGCCCTGTCAGCAAGAAGCGAGCTACATGGGAAACCATTCTTGAtggaaag AGACTACCACCATTTGAGACATTTTCTCAGGGACCCACATTGCAGTTCATGCTGCGTTGGACAGGTGATGCTAGTGGAAAGTCCACTGCCCCCGTGGCCAAACCCCTTGCTACTCGTAACTCCGACAGCTCCAGCCCCATGGAGACGAGGACCAGCAACCACCGAGCTGCCCTCATGA TGAAAGAGTCAGTCAGCACAGACATTCAGACGAGGAAAGAGCAGGTCCCGTGTGAGCCGCGGCAGAAGCTACGTATATTTTATCAG TTCCTATACAACAATAACACACGGCAGCAAACAGAGGCAAGAGATGATCTTCACTGTCCCTGGTGTACCCTGAACTGCAGCAAACTGTACAGCCTGCTCAAACACCTCAAACTCTCCCACTCCCGCTTCATCTTCAACTATGTG CCTCACCCCAAAGGAGCAAGGATAGATGTGTCCATCAATGAGTGCTATGACGGCTCTTACGTTGGCAACCCTCAGGACATCCACAGCCAACCCGGCTTTGCTTTCAGCCGCAATGGCCCCGTCAAGAGGACTGCTGTAACTCACATACTGGTTTGCAG GCCCAAGAGGACCAAACCGAGCCTGTCAGAGTTCCTGGAGACTGAGGACGGAGAGCTGGAGCAGCAGAGGACCTATGTCAGCGGACACAACCGTCTGTACTTCCACAGTGACAGCTGCATGCCCCTGCGGCCCCAGGAGATGGAAGAGGACAGTGAGGACGAGAGAGATCCAGAGTGGCTCAGAGAGAAGACTGCCACG CAACTGGATGAGTTCACAGATGTCaatgagggagagaaggaagtgATGAAGCTGTGGAACCTGCACGTCATGAAGCATGG TTTCATAGCAGACAACCAGATGAATCAGGCCATCATGCTTTTCGCGGAGAACCGTGGTGCCCACATCATCCGCCGCAACCTCTGCCGCAACTTCCTCCTGCATCTAGTCAGCATGCACGACTTCAACCTGGTGAGCACAGCCACCATTGACCGTGCCATGGCCCGTCTGCGACAGATCCAAGAGGAGCTGCCAGACACTGAGGAGGCGCAGCAGGACCAGACTCTGGTATCAGCAGGAGCCTGCAACGGCAACGCCGTCACCTCCACTGGGGGGAAACAGGGCAAGAGGACAAAAAGCGCACTAACAGACTga